One window of the Eucalyptus grandis isolate ANBG69807.140 chromosome 6, ASM1654582v1, whole genome shotgun sequence genome contains the following:
- the LOC104451779 gene encoding cytochrome P450 71D8-like, with the protein MSHESADIAFEPYGLSWRQLRKICTLELSSAKRVQSFRHIKEEEVFNLVKWVPFNAVSPIDLTQGLFSTSYGITSIVAFGKKCNEEEEEEEEEQIISVVAKATRLSAGFEVGDMFPLSKWLLVISW; encoded by the coding sequence ATGTCGCACGAATCTGCTGACATTGCATTTGAGCCTTACGGCTTATCTTGGAGGCAGCTTAGAAAAATCTGCACTTTAGAGCTCTCGAGTGCCAAGAGGGTCCAGTCTTTTAGGCATATAAAGGAAGAAGAGGTTTTCAATCTCGTCAAATGGGTCCCTTTTAATGCAGTATCTCCGATCGATCTTACTCAGGGACTATTCTCGACTAGTTACGGAATTACTTCGATCGTGGCTTTTGGAAAGAAATgcaatgaggaggaggaggaggaggaggaggagcagatCATATCAGTAGTCGCCAAAGCAACTAGATTGTCAGCTGGCTTTGAGGTTGGGGACATGTTTCCCCTGTCGAAGTGGCTTCTTGTGATTAGTtggtga
- the LOC104449140 gene encoding cytochrome P450 71D9 — MDLQLTFPVLFSFLLFIFMALKIAKRKPNSEGSAPKLPPGPWKLPIIGNMHQLGGPLPHRTLSELAKKYGPLMHLKMGEVSTVVFSSLETAKEVLKTHDVIFASRPPILASSIISYDCTSITFAPYGEYWRQLRKICILELLSSKRVLSYRSIREDEMLNMVRWIAARAGMTINLTEKIYSSQYGMTSRAAFGKKCKEQDRFIGVVKEAIKFAGGFGIADLFPSVKLLHVMSGMRPKIEKLHQESDRMLEDIIREHRNNRSENKSGDQREDGDEDLVDVLLKFQNQGDQELSLTTENIKAVILDIFSAGSETPATAADWIMSELVKNPKIMAKAQKEVRQVFGKRGKADEAGVAELKYLKSVVKEGLRLHPPVPLLLPRECSQVCEVNGYTIPVKTKGIINAWALGRDPKYWRDPEVFDPDRFWDDSSVDYKGNCLEYIPFGAGRRICPGMTFGLAQVELQIAVLLYHFDWTLPGGMRNEDLDMTEGFAVTVKRRDDLFLIPTPYNC; from the exons ATGGATCTTCAGCTCACTTTCCCAGTTCTgttctctttcctcctcttcatatTCATGGCACTTAAAATTGCCAAGAGAAAACCAAACTCAGAAGGCTCAGCCCCAAAGCTCCCTCCAGGTCCATGGAAGCTACCCATCATAGGCAACATGCACCAGCTCGGTGGCCCACTTCCACACCGGACGCTGAGTGAATTGGCTAAGAAGTATGGCCCGTTGATGCACCTCAAGATGGGCGAGGTCTCCACGGTTGTGTTCTCATCGCTGGAGACCGCCAAGGAGGTCTTGAAGACTCATGATGTGATCTTTGCCTCTAGGCCACCGATCCTTGCCTCCAGCATCATCTCCTATGACTGCACAAGTATCACCTTTGCACCCTATGGGGAATATTGGAGGCAACTCAGGAAAATCTGCATCCTAGAGCTCCTGAGTTCCAAGAGAGTTCTGTCATACCGGTCCATCCGGGAGGATGAGATGTTAAACATGGTGAGGTGGATTGCAGCAAGGGCCGGGATGACCATCAACCTCACCGAGAAGATCTACTCGTCCCAGTATGGCATGACGTCGAGGGCCGCATTCGGGAAGAAGTGCAAGGAGCAGGACAGGTTCATCGGGGTAGTGAAGGAGGCAATCAAGTTTGCGGGTGGGTTCGGGATCGCCGACCTTTTCCCCTCGGTGAAGCTCCTGCACGTCATGAGCGGGATGAGGCCGAAGATTGAGAAGCTGCACCAGGAGTCTGACAGGATGCTGGAGGATATCATCAGGGAACACAGGAATAATAGATCAGAGAATAAGAGTGGTGATCAGCGTGAAGATGGCGATGAAGATTTGGTAGATGTTCTCTTGAAGTTCCAGAATCAAGGTGATCAGGAATTATCCCTGACCACCGAGAATATCAAGGCAGTGATCTTG GACATATTCAGTGCAGGGAGTGAGACACCAGCCACCGCAGCGGACTGGATCATGTCAGAGCTGGTCAAGAACCCAAAGATCATGGCCAAAGCACAGAAAGAGGTGAGGCAGGTCTTTGGCAAGAGAGGAAAAGCAGATGAAGCAGGAGTTGCGGAGCTCAAATACCTAAAGTCAGTGGTCAAAGAAGGCCTCAGGCTACACCCACCCGTCCCACTCCTCCTCCCAAGGGAATGCTCACAGGTCTGTGAAGTAAATGGCTACACAATACCAGTGAAGACAAAGGGCATCATCAATGCATGGGCTCTGGGAAGAGACCCGAAATACTGGAGAGACCCCGAGGTGTTCGACCCGGATAGGTTCTGGGACGACTCTAGCGTGGATTATAAAGGGAACTGCTTGGAGTACATACCGTTTGGTGCTGGAAGGAGGATTTGTCCAGGGATGACTTTTGGGCTGGCCCAAGTGGAGCTTCAGATTGCAGTACTTTTGTACCATTTTGACTGGACGCTCCCCGGTGGGATGAGGAATGAGGACCTGGACATGACTGAGGGTTTTGCTGTGACAGTGAAGAGGAGAGATGATCTCTTCTTGATTCCCACTCCTTATAATTGCTAA